In Halanaerobium saccharolyticum subsp. saccharolyticum DSM 6643, one DNA window encodes the following:
- the trxA gene encoding thioredoxin TrxA has translation MIELNKENFEEEVLNYDGKVVVDFWSESCDVCLEIMPDVKELAEEFADDFKFAKLDIQGNRRLAIGQKVLGLPSIVFYENGEKVEHLSGEDLEVEDIRKELEARA, from the coding sequence ATGATTGAACTTAACAAAGAAAATTTCGAAGAAGAGGTACTTAATTATGATGGTAAGGTAGTTGTAGACTTTTGGAGTGAAAGTTGTGATGTTTGTCTAGAAATTATGCCTGATGTCAAGGAATTAGCAGAAGAGTTTGCTGATGATTTTAAATTTGCTAAATTAGATATTCAGGGTAATAGAAGACTTGCTATTGGGCAGAAAGTTTTAGGACTTCCTTCAATAGTATTTTATGAAAATGGAGAAAAAGTTGAACATCTTAGTGGTGAAGACTTAGAAGTTGAAGACATTAGAAAAGAATTAGAAGCAAGAGCATAA